TACGTATCCAGAATGTGATTTTATTTCATGGGATAAACCGGTATCACGACCGTGCCCTAAATGTGAAAGTCTTTTGGTTGAGAAGAAAGCTAAAAAAGGAACACAAATTCAATGTACAGCTTGTGATTATAAAGAAGAAACACAAGAATAGGCCATACTTAAAAGCAGTTTGTGATATATCGCAAACTGCTTTTTTTCAATGAATTATATGATTTTATTAATAGATAAGGATATATTTCGCAATAGTAGGATATAAATGATACTAATAGAAAAATTATAATAATGAGAAAAATGAACCAATTGGAAACAGTTCAAAATATTGATTGACATTCTCTTTTGAAACAGCTATAATTTTTCGGTGGTAAGTAATTATACTTGACAGGATAAAAAGTAATTGTACATACCTTTAAAACAATTCAGAATTTTCAATTGCATCCTTACATGTAATATGTTAAGCTTTAACCGCCTATGATGAGGTGAATTTATGGAACTAATGGATGAAAATACAAAACTACTGCAACAATTCCAGGAATACTTGCAAATCGAAAAAAATGCATCGCCTTACACATTAATTTATTATACAAAAGATATTGAAACATTTTACAAATTTCTTTCAGAAGAATCAATTGATTTCTTACCTGATATTGATTACCATGTAGTTCGTTTGTTTTTGACAAAACAATATGATCTACAGTTATCAAGACGAAGTGTATCTAGAAAAATATCAAGTTTACGTAGTTTTTTTCGATTCTTAGAGCGGGAAGAAAAAGTACAAACAAATCCTTTTTTAAACCTTACACTTCCAAAAGCAGATAAGTTAGTGCCAGACTTTCTATATCAACAAGAGCTAGAAAAGTTATTTGCGATTTGTGATTTAGAGACTCCGTTAGGGCAAAGAAATCAAGCGATCTTAGAGCTAATGTATGCTACAGGAATTCGTGTTAGTGAATGCACAACGCTAACGAAAGAGGCAGTTGACTTTAGTTTAAAGACGATCTTAGTTATAGGTAAGGGACGGAAGGAACGGTATATACCTTTTGGTTCTTTTGCAGAAACAGCTTTACAACGTTATATAAATGATGGTCGAGAAATTCTGTTGAAAAAATCGAGTTCTTTTCCAACTAATACGATCTTTTTGAATGCCAAAGGTACACCACTTACGACGCGTGGGGTTCGATTGATTTTTAATAATTTAGTGAAGGATACAGCGTTAACAATTAACCTTCACCCGCATACGCTTCGGCACACTTTTGCTACCCATATGCTAAATGCAGGTGCTGATCTAAGAAGTGTGCAAGAATTATTAGGACATGAACATCTTTCGTCTACACAAATCTATACGCATGTAACGAAGGATCGACTGCGCCATATTTATATGGATAGTCACCCTCGTGCTATTAATAGAGACAAATGAAAGAGGTGGAATGATGAGTTCAGAATTTCATGCGACAACCATTTTTGCTATTCAACATAACGGCGAGTGTGCAATGAGTGGCGATGGTCAAGTAACAATGGGAAATGCAGTAGTAATGAAACATAAGGCCCGTAAAGTTCGTAAATTAGCTAAGGGTCAAGTTTTAGCTGGTTTTGCTGGCTCAGTTGCAGATGCGTTTACACTTTTTGAAAAGTTTGAAGCTAAACTTGAGGCGTTTAACGGAAATCTTCAACGTTCTTCGGTTGAATTAGCAAAGGAATGGCGAAGCGATAAAGTTTTACGTAAGCTAGAAGCGATGCTGATTGTAATGAACAAAGAAACATTATTACTCGTTTCAGGAACTGGTGAAGTAATCGAACCGGATGATGGCGTGTTAGCCATTGGTTCAGGTGGTAATTACGCGCTTGCTGCTGGTAGAGCGTTGAAATATCACAGTTCAGAATTATCCGCTAAAGATATTGCGCAAGCAGCTTTAGAAATAGCGGGAGATATTTGTGTGTATACAAATGATCAAATTACATTAGAAGTAATTGAGTAAAGTAGGGAGGCAATGTATATGGGAATGGATATGTCCCCGAAACAAATAGTTACGGAGTTGGATAAGTTCATTATTGGTCAAAAACAAGCGAAAAAATCGGTTGCTATTGCACTCAGAAATCGTTATCGTAGAATGCAATTAGATGATAAGATACGCGATGAGATTGTTCCGAAAAACATTATAATGATTGGTCCTACTGGTGTTGGTAAAACAGAAATTGCTAGAAGGTTGGCTAAACTAGTAGGTGCTCCTTTTGTAAAAGTAGAAGCGACAAAGTTCACAGAAGTTGGCTATGTTGGACGTGATGTGGAATCAATGGTGCGTGATCTTGTAGAAATGGCCATTCGAATGGTTAAAGAAGAGAAAATGGAACAAGTGCAAGATAAGGCGAAAGAGTTGGCTACTCAACGTTTAATTAAATTACTTGTACCTGTTGCGAAAAAACAACAGAATAATTTTAAAAATCCATTTGAAATGCTTTTCCAAGGTCAAGACACACAAGAAGAACAAACAGATGAAACCGATGAGAAAGATCAAGAAATCGAAACGAAACGCGAACGTATTGCCCGACAGTTAAACTTAGGTGAACTGGAAGACGTTATTGTTTCTGTTGAAGTGGAAGAGCAAACTCCTTCCATGTTTGATATGATGCAAGGTTCGGGTATGGAACAAATGGGAATGAATATGCAAGATGCATTTGGTCAACTAATGCCTAAGAAAAAGAAAAAAAGAAAATTATCGGTTAAAGATGCAAGAAACATTTTAACTCAACAAGAAGCAAATAAATTAATTGACATGGATGAAGTTACACAAATCGCAACGAATAAAGTAGAACAATCAGGTATTATATTCATTGATGAGATTGATAAAGTTGCTGCTAAAAATGACCAACAAGCAAATGTATCTAGAGAAGGCGTCCAACGTGATATTTTGCCAATTATTGAGGGTTCAACGGTAGTAACAAAATACGGAGCAGTAAAAACTGACCATATCTTATTTATTGCAGCTGGTGCTTTTCATATGGCTAAACCTTCTGATTTAATTCCTGAATTGCAAGGTCGATTTCCAATTCGTGTTGAATTAGAAAAACTGTCGATAGAAGATTTTAAGCGAATCTTAGTCGAACCTTCTAATGCGCTATTAAAACAATATCAAGCTTTATTAAAAACAGAAGGTATTGAGGTACTGTTCACAGATGAGGCGATTACGCGTTTAGCTGAAGTAGCATTTCAAGTTAATCAAGAAACCGATAACATTGGTGCTAGAAGACTGCATACTATTCTAGAAAAGTTATTAGAAGAATTATCGTATGAAGCATCAGATGTAACAATGCCGACAATTGAGATTACAGAAAGCTATGTTGATGATAAATTAAGCTCTATTGCTAAAAACAAAGATTTAAGTCAATATATATTATAAACTTGAAAATGTGTAATCCGATTAAAGGATATTATTTTCAGTTATCTTACAGTTCATATAACAGGATAACCAAAATTAGAGTGGAGGAACATCATGGAACTATTAGAAAGAGCACGAAAAATTAATTCTATTCTGCAAAAAACAACGAGTAAATCAGTGAATTTTAATGATATGGCAGGGGCATTACGTGATATTATTACGGCTAATATTTTTGTTGTTAGTAGAAGAGGAAAGTTATTAGGTTTTGCGATTAATCAACAAATTGAAAATGCTCGAATGAAATCAATGTTAGAGGAAAGACAGTTCCCTGAAGAATATACAGATAGCCTATTTAATATTAATGAGACGACTTCAAATATTGATATTGACAGTGCTTATACAGCATTTCCAGTTGAGAATCGTGAACTATTTAAAAGTGGTTTAACAACAATTGTCCCAATTATTGGTGGTGGAGATAGACTTGGTACACTAATATTAAGTCGTTTAACTAATAGCTTTAATGACGATGACTTACTACTAGCTGAGTATGGTGCCACAGTTGTTGGTATGGAAATCTTACATGAAAAAACAGAAGAAATTGAAACGGAAGCGCGTAGTAAAGCTGTTGTACAGATGGCAATTAGCTCCTTATCATACAGTGAATTAGAGGCAATTGAACATATATTTGAAGAATTAGATGGTACAGAGGGATTGCTAGTAGCAAGTAAGATCGCTGATCGAGTCGGAATTACTAGATCTGTAATTGTTAACGCATTACGCAAGCTAGAAAGTGCTGGTGTCATTGAATCTCGTTCATTAGGAATGAAGGGAACATATATTAAAGTTCTAAATAACAAATTCTTAATAGAACTACAAAAAATTAGATCGAATTAAAAAAGTAGCATTCTGATAAACTTCAGAATGCTACTTTTTTTATGAAAATATGCTAAAAAAGAAAATGAAACTATGTACCTAGTTTTAAATTATACTTTAGCATTATTTCAAGCATAGCAACGTATATCACAAAAAATGCATTACTTTTAATCCGAATATGAGCGTTTTTGTTGAAATTTGACCTAATTTGTTATTCCAATTTTTCAAAGGATATGCAATAATATAAACATAAATAACTGTTTTTCGACACAAATCGATAATATTACATTATTCTTATGGAAAAGTGGTTCTTTAGTCGCTATTGTCAAATTACGGCTAGCACTAAAGTCAGTTTGTGAAAAAAGAGCATAGACAGTTAGTCATATTTAAATTACAATATTCGATATCAAAGAACTTTTTTCGACGGTTCATTCATTAATTAGGGGGGTATAACTTCTATGTCACTTTTCGGTGGTGCTATTTCAAGTTTGCAAAATGGATTAGATTATGCAACAACTAAAAATCAAACAATTGCTAATAACATTGCAAATGTGGATACGCCTAATTATAAGGCTAAGGATGTTGTCTTCAAAAATGTACTTAATCAAGAGATGGATAGTGGATTTCAAGCGAAAAGAACTAACGAAAGACACTTGACATTTGGTAGTAGCGAAAGCTCATCTCGTATTGTTTCAAATAATAGTACCGAATACAATCACAATGGTAATAATGTAGATATTGATAAAGAAATGACAGAGCTAGCCAACAATCAAATTTATTATCAAGCTTTAGTTGAACGTATGAATGGTAAACTTAATAGTTTGCAAACTGTAATTAGAGGAGGGGCATAATGAGTATATTTAACTCGATTAATACAAGTGGTAGTGCATTAACTGCTCAACGATTAAGGATGGACACAATCTCCTCTAATATTGCAAATGCTGATACAACTAGGGCAACAATTAATGAAGATGGAGAATATGAAGCATATAGAAGAAAAACAGTTTCATTTGAAGCAAAGGATAATAGCTTTTCATCTTATTTAAACCGTGCTTCGAATTCCAACCAAGGGGCCGGATCTGGTGTTCGTGTTGACGAAATTACGGAAGATGATGAACCTTTCATAGAAGTTTATAATCCTACCCACCCAGATGCTGGTGAAGATGGATATGTTTCCATGCCAAATGTGGATCCATTAGAAGAAATGGTTGACTTAATGAGTGCAACACGTTCTTACGAAGCAAATGTAACATCCATAAATGCAACGAAAAGCATGTTGATGAAAGCGTTAGAAATTGGTAAGTAATTAAAGACCGGGGGAATAAATAAATGGCGATAAACATTCAAGCACTTCAAACACCTACCTTATTAAATCAAGAAACCACAGCTTCTAAACTTTCTGTTGGTGAAGCGCAAAATCAATTCTCAAATCAACTCAAAACCGCGATAGAACAATTAAATGCATCTCAAATTGAATCTGACATAAAGACAGAGGCGCTTGCAAATGGTGAAATAGATGATTTACATGATGTAATGATTACTGCACAAAAAGCTAGTGTCACATTAAACGCAGCTGTAGAAGTCCGTAGTAAAGCGCTTGATGCTTATAATGAAATTATGCGGATGCAAATATAAGAAACAATTGGCTGACTTGTTGTATGGAGGCAAATGATGAAACAGAACTTAATAACATATAAAAATAAAATCATAGAATTTTGGCAAAGTAAATCCAAGAAACAAAAAGGATTTGGACTTTCATTAATCTTTTTATTTCTTCTAATTGTAGTTGGTGGAAGCTTCTTTGCAACAAGGACTACAATGGTGCCATTGTATAGTAATCTATCAATTCAAGAGGTTGGGCAGATAAAAGCAGAGTTAGACACTAGAGGTGTGAAATATGAAGTGGAAGGTGCTGGAACGGTAATTAATGTGCCAAGTGAAGAAGCAGATACATTACTTGTTGATCTTGCGGCACAAGGTATACCAAACAGTGGAAATATTGATTATTCTTTTTTTAGTGAAAATACTTCTTGGGGAATGACAGATGGTGAATTTAATGTAATGAAACTTGATGCCTTGCAAACAGAATTGGCAAATTTAATGACTGGAATTTCAGGTATTGAAAATGCTACTGTCATGCTTAATATACCAGAGGATCAAGTTTTTGTGAGTGATGCAGTACAGCAGGCATCTGCATCAATTGTTCTGACAACCACACCTGGGTACCAGTTTGAGGAAAGTCAAATTAATTCACTTTATTTACTTGTTTCTAAAACGGTACCAAACCTCTCTACAGACAATATCGTCATTATGGATCAAAACTTTAATTACTATGATCAAAATAGTTCTACTACCGTAGCAAGTGGCGATGCTTATACCACACAGCAGACAATCAAAAAGGATATTGAACGAGATATTCAAAGACGTGTGCAGCAAATGCTAGGTACGATGGTTGGAGCAGATAAAGTTGTAGCATCTGTTACAGCAGATATAGATTTCACACAAGAAAATCGAATAGAAGAACTAGTAGAACCAGTAGAAGTAGATGGAGAAGAAGTAGAAGGTTTACCAGTTAGTGTTGAAACGATTACAGAGACATATACAGGAAATGGTGCAGCAGCTGCCGGTGAGGTTGGAGTGGGCGATGAAGATATAGCAAACTATGTTGCGGAAGATGGTGCTGACTATGGTGAATATGAAAAAGTTCAGGAATCTATTAATTATGAATTTAATCGAATACAACGTGAAATTATAGAAAGTCCATATAAAATTAGAGATTTAGGTATTCAAATAGCAGTAGATAATACAAAAGAAACAGTTGACGCAAATGGTGAACTAGAGCTTTTAACAGCACAAGAACAAGCCAATGTTGAAGAGAGTATCGCGTCGATACTAGATTCTATTATTTCTACTTCTATTGACGGAACGTATGGAGAAATTAACCCAGAAGATAAAACATCTATAGTATTTCAAGAATTCAATGGTATTCAAACAGCAAATACGCCTGTTGGAACCGGAATCCCCACATGGATTTATATAGTTGGAGGAACCTTACTTGTTCTAGTAATTGGCCTTATTATTATGTTGATAAGAAAACGAAGAGAACCAGAAGAAGAAATGGGATATAGTGAAGATGTAGTGTCACAAGAGACATTTGAAGTTCCTGATATGGAAACAGCAGCAGATACCGAATCATCAATCAGAAGAAAACAGCTTGAAAAAATGGCAAATGACAAACCAGAAGAATTTGCTAAGTTATTACGTAGCTGGATTTCTGAGGATTAGGGGGAAAGCTTCATGGCAAGAAAACAAACATTGACTGGTAAACAAAAAGCTGCGATTCTATTAATCTCATTAGGACCAGATGTTTCAGCACAATTATATAAACATTTAACAGAAGAGGAAATTGAAAAACTAACCTTAGAAATTTCCTCTGTTAAAAAGGTGGAAACGGAACAAAAAGAAGAAGTCTTAGATCAATTTCATCAGATAGCATTAGCGCAAGATTATATTGCGCAAGGTGGTATAAATTATGCAAAGACTGTTTTGGAAAAAGCCTTAGGAGCTGATGAGGCAGGTAATATTATCAATCGGTTAACATCATCTTTACAAGTTAAACCTTTTGACTTTGCTAGAAAAGCAGATCCTGGCCAAATTTTAAATTTTATACAAAATGAACACCCACAAACTATTGCTTTAGTTTTATCCTATTTGGAAAAAGAACAGGCTGGTCAAATATTATCAGAGTTGCCTCAAGAGATGCAGGCTGATATTGCGAAAAGAATTGCAATAATGGATTCAACATCTCCTGAGATAATTTATGAAGTAGAGCAAGTGTTAGAACGGAAATTGTCTGCAACAGTAACGCAAGATTACACACAAACAGGTGGGATTCAGGCAGTAGTAGAAGTTTTAAATGGCGTGGATAGAAGTACAGAAAGAACGATACTAGATGCATTAGAAATACAAGATCCAGAGTTAGCAGAAGAAATCAAGAAACGAATGTTCGTATTTGAAGATATTGTTACATTAGATAATCGTGCTATTCAGCGGATTATACGCGAAGTTGAAAATGATGATCTTCGTCTATCACTGAAAGTAGCAAGTGATGAAGTGAAAGAAGTTGTCTTTAGTAATATGTCGAATCGTATGGCTGAAACGTTCAAAGAAGAAATGGAATTTATGGGCCCTGTTCGTTTACGGGATGTCGAAGAATCACAAACACGAATTGTTTCTGCAATTCGTCGTTTAGAAGAAGTAGGTGAAATCGTTATTGCACGTGGTGGAGGAGATGATATTATTGTCTAACCAATTGGATCGAAAAATCACACCAAGTAAAGTAATCGGTATTAAACCACTAGAAGTTCGACAAGATTTTACAGAACAAGATTTACTAGATCAGAAAGCAATTCTTGAAATACAATTAGAACAAGCGAAGCAACAGTTGCAGCAAACAAGGGAACAAGCGGATCAATTACTTGCTGATACAAAGATGACAATAAAAGATAAAGAGAAAGAATGGCAAGAAGAGAAACTGAAGTGGATTGAAGAAGCAAAACAACATGGACATAATGAGGGTTTTCACGAAGGTAAAGAAGATAGTTTAAATGAATATCAAACATTACTCGATCAGGCTAGTGAAATTGTTCAACTAGCTAAAAAAGAAAAACAAACAATTTTAGCCCAATCGGAACCAACGATATTACGGTTAGGGATAGCAGCAGCGTCGAAGATCATACAACATGAATTAGTCGAAAGTGATGCTTATATCGAAATCACAAAAAAAGTTTTAAAAGAAGTTTTAGATCAGCCATCAATTCGTGTTTTTTCAAATCCAAGAGATTATCAAACACTGCAAAAGTATGAAGATGAACTTCGTTTAATAATTGATGCAAAAGCGGACCTACTATTCTATCCAGATGAATCATTATCCGAAGGCGCTTGTATTATTGAAACACCTTTTGGAAAAATAGATGCAAGTGTTGACAGTCAATTAGAAACTTTGCGTCATGCATTGTTAGACTTAGCGGAGGAGATAAATCGTGAATCTTGATACGTATGTAGAATCAATTGAAAATTCGGATTTATACAAACGATTTGGAAAGATTCAACGTGTTGTTGGACTAATGATTGAATCAAAAGGTCCGGCAGTTAGTATAGGGAATGTTTGTTATATTCATACTTCTGCAAAAACAAAGATTTATGCTGAAGTTGTAGGTTTTCATGATGAAAATGTACTTTTAATGCCCTATGCATCTATCAATGAAATTAGTCCTGGAAGTCTTGTTGAAGCGACTGATAAGCCACTTACGATAAAAGTTGGTCGAGGTTTAATTGGGAAAGTTGTAAACTCAATGGGACAGCCGTTAGATGATTCAACGTTACCGAAAGGTTTAATGTCCTATTTAACCGAGAGAACACCGCCAAATCCTCTATCTCGTCCAAGAATATTAGAACCAATTCAACTGGGTGTCAAAACAATTGATTCATTGTTAACAGTTGGAAAAGGGCAACGTGTCGGGATTTTTGCGGGGAGTGGTGTTGGTAAAAGTACACTACTAGGAATGATTGCCCGAAATAGTGATGCGGATATTAATGTTATTGCAATGATAGGGGAACGTGGCAGAGAAGTTAGAGAGTTTATTGAAAAAGACCTTGGTGAAGAAGGCCTAAAGAAATCAATTGTAGTTGTAGCAACATCAGATCAGCCTGCGCTAATGCGGATAAAAGGTGCATATACAGCAACGGCTATAAGTGAATATTTTCGTGATCAAGGTTTAAACGTAAATTTAATGATGGATTCTGTTACACGAGTTGCGATGGCACAACGGGAAGTTGGTCTAGCTACTGGAGAACCACCAACAACTAAAGGTTATCCACCTTCTGTGTTTTCTATTTTACCAAAATTATTGGAGAGAACAGGAACCAGTGATAAAGGAACGATTACAGCTTTTTATACTGTATTAGTAGATGGAGATGATCTAAACGATCCTATTGCAGATACGACAAGAGGAATACTAGATGGTCACTTTGTCTTAGATAGAAAGTTAGCAGAGCAAGGACAATTTCCAGCTTTAAATGTATTAAAATCCATTAGTCGTGTAATGCCACAGATAACATCAGAGAAAGATCAAAAAATAGCGCAAGAGGTCCGTAAGATTTTATCAACATTTGAAGAGAATTATGAATTAATACAAATAGGTGCATATAAACGTGGAACAAGTAGGGAAGTAGATCAAGCCATTCAGTTACATCCAAAGATTATTTCTTTTTTGAAACAGGGAATGGAGGAATCTTGGTCAAGGGATGAAGCAATGACGTTACTTGAGACTAGTTTATATGGAGGTAAAAAAGCATGACAAATATAAAAGCTTTTCAAAAAATACTGTCACATCAAGAGCGCTTAAAGAACGAGGCACAAATTAATTACCAAGAAGCAATGAATAATTTCGAGACTGTTGCAACAAAGTTATATCAGTTATTGCAGAAAAAAGAAGAAGTCGAAAAACAATATGCTTATTATCTAAAATCTAGTGGTACAGTCACTACATTAGCGACACATTATGCTTATATCGATGAAATAAAGAAAAAAATACAGCAAGTGGAATTAGAAGTAAGCAAGAAGCGCGTAATAATGGAAAAAAAACAAGTGTTATTAACACAATCACATATTGAAGTGAAAAAGTTCGAAATAATAATTGAGAAAAAAAACGAAAAAGAAAAATTGCGTGAAATATATACTGAGAATCAACAAATGGACGAAACGTCATTGAGACAGTTTTTAGCTAATGAAGATAGGTGATTAAAATGGTAGAAAAGACAAAACAAGAAAAAAAGGCAAAGAGCCCTGGCTTCATGCAATGGGTATTAGTAATTGGTATACCTTTAATATTTGCTATCATACTTGCTTTTATTATCTTTTCATTTATGGGTATTGATGTTATTGCTAAAACAAAAGACGCAGCTAATCAGATCCCCTTTCTTTCTTCGGTTGTCACAACAGATGAAGAACAAGAAGTCGAACGAGAAGAAGAAAAGGTTGAGACACAACTTTCTGAAAAAGATGCAGAAATTGAAACACTGCAAACAGAAGTCTCCAATCATGAACAAACAATTGATGAGTTAAATCAAGAAATTGTTAAACTTACGAACCAAACGGAAGAT
The nucleotide sequence above comes from Paraliobacillus zengyii. Encoded proteins:
- the fliF gene encoding flagellar basal-body MS-ring/collar protein FliF, which codes for MKQNLITYKNKIIEFWQSKSKKQKGFGLSLIFLFLLIVVGGSFFATRTTMVPLYSNLSIQEVGQIKAELDTRGVKYEVEGAGTVINVPSEEADTLLVDLAAQGIPNSGNIDYSFFSENTSWGMTDGEFNVMKLDALQTELANLMTGISGIENATVMLNIPEDQVFVSDAVQQASASIVLTTTPGYQFEESQINSLYLLVSKTVPNLSTDNIVIMDQNFNYYDQNSSTTVASGDAYTTQQTIKKDIERDIQRRVQQMLGTMVGADKVVASVTADIDFTQENRIEELVEPVEVDGEEVEGLPVSVETITETYTGNGAAAAGEVGVGDEDIANYVAEDGADYGEYEKVQESINYEFNRIQREIIESPYKIRDLGIQIAVDNTKETVDANGELELLTAQEQANVEESIASILDSIISTSIDGTYGEINPEDKTSIVFQEFNGIQTANTPVGTGIPTWIYIVGGTLLVLVIGLIIMLIRKRREPEEEMGYSEDVVSQETFEVPDMETAADTESSIRRKQLEKMANDKPEEFAKLLRSWISED
- the fliE gene encoding flagellar hook-basal body complex protein FliE, translating into MAINIQALQTPTLLNQETTASKLSVGEAQNQFSNQLKTAIEQLNASQIESDIKTEALANGEIDDLHDVMITAQKASVTLNAAVEVRSKALDAYNEIMRMQI
- the fliJ gene encoding flagellar export protein FliJ; the protein is MTNIKAFQKILSHQERLKNEAQINYQEAMNNFETVATKLYQLLQKKEEVEKQYAYYLKSSGTVTTLATHYAYIDEIKKKIQQVELEVSKKRVIMEKKQVLLTQSHIEVKKFEIIIEKKNEKEKLREIYTENQQMDETSLRQFLANEDR
- the hslU gene encoding HslU--HslV peptidase ATPase subunit, producing MGMDMSPKQIVTELDKFIIGQKQAKKSVAIALRNRYRRMQLDDKIRDEIVPKNIIMIGPTGVGKTEIARRLAKLVGAPFVKVEATKFTEVGYVGRDVESMVRDLVEMAIRMVKEEKMEQVQDKAKELATQRLIKLLVPVAKKQQNNFKNPFEMLFQGQDTQEEQTDETDEKDQEIETKRERIARQLNLGELEDVIVSVEVEEQTPSMFDMMQGSGMEQMGMNMQDAFGQLMPKKKKKRKLSVKDARNILTQQEANKLIDMDEVTQIATNKVEQSGIIFIDEIDKVAAKNDQQANVSREGVQRDILPIIEGSTVVTKYGAVKTDHILFIAAGAFHMAKPSDLIPELQGRFPIRVELEKLSIEDFKRILVEPSNALLKQYQALLKTEGIEVLFTDEAITRLAEVAFQVNQETDNIGARRLHTILEKLLEELSYEASDVTMPTIEITESYVDDKLSSIAKNKDLSQYIL
- the flgC gene encoding flagellar basal body rod protein FlgC; its protein translation is MSIFNSINTSGSALTAQRLRMDTISSNIANADTTRATINEDGEYEAYRRKTVSFEAKDNSFSSYLNRASNSNQGAGSGVRVDEITEDDEPFIEVYNPTHPDAGEDGYVSMPNVDPLEEMVDLMSATRSYEANVTSINATKSMLMKALEIGK
- the codY gene encoding GTP-sensing pleiotropic transcriptional regulator CodY; translation: MELLERARKINSILQKTTSKSVNFNDMAGALRDIITANIFVVSRRGKLLGFAINQQIENARMKSMLEERQFPEEYTDSLFNINETTSNIDIDSAYTAFPVENRELFKSGLTTIVPIIGGGDRLGTLILSRLTNSFNDDDLLLAEYGATVVGMEILHEKTEEIETEARSKAVVQMAISSLSYSELEAIEHIFEELDGTEGLLVASKIADRVGITRSVIVNALRKLESAGVIESRSLGMKGTYIKVLNNKFLIELQKIRSN
- the xerC gene encoding tyrosine recombinase XerC, whose amino-acid sequence is MDENTKLLQQFQEYLQIEKNASPYTLIYYTKDIETFYKFLSEESIDFLPDIDYHVVRLFLTKQYDLQLSRRSVSRKISSLRSFFRFLEREEKVQTNPFLNLTLPKADKLVPDFLYQQELEKLFAICDLETPLGQRNQAILELMYATGIRVSECTTLTKEAVDFSLKTILVIGKGRKERYIPFGSFAETALQRYINDGREILLKKSSSFPTNTIFLNAKGTPLTTRGVRLIFNNLVKDTALTINLHPHTLRHTFATHMLNAGADLRSVQELLGHEHLSSTQIYTHVTKDRLRHIYMDSHPRAINRDK
- the fliI gene encoding flagellar protein export ATPase FliI — protein: MNLDTYVESIENSDLYKRFGKIQRVVGLMIESKGPAVSIGNVCYIHTSAKTKIYAEVVGFHDENVLLMPYASINEISPGSLVEATDKPLTIKVGRGLIGKVVNSMGQPLDDSTLPKGLMSYLTERTPPNPLSRPRILEPIQLGVKTIDSLLTVGKGQRVGIFAGSGVGKSTLLGMIARNSDADINVIAMIGERGREVREFIEKDLGEEGLKKSIVVVATSDQPALMRIKGAYTATAISEYFRDQGLNVNLMMDSVTRVAMAQREVGLATGEPPTTKGYPPSVFSILPKLLERTGTSDKGTITAFYTVLVDGDDLNDPIADTTRGILDGHFVLDRKLAEQGQFPALNVLKSISRVMPQITSEKDQKIAQEVRKILSTFEENYELIQIGAYKRGTSREVDQAIQLHPKIISFLKQGMEESWSRDEAMTLLETSLYGGKKA
- the hslV gene encoding ATP-dependent protease subunit HslV, which codes for MSSEFHATTIFAIQHNGECAMSGDGQVTMGNAVVMKHKARKVRKLAKGQVLAGFAGSVADAFTLFEKFEAKLEAFNGNLQRSSVELAKEWRSDKVLRKLEAMLIVMNKETLLLVSGTGEVIEPDDGVLAIGSGGNYALAAGRALKYHSSELSAKDIAQAALEIAGDICVYTNDQITLEVIE
- the flgB gene encoding flagellar basal body rod protein FlgB, encoding MSLFGGAISSLQNGLDYATTKNQTIANNIANVDTPNYKAKDVVFKNVLNQEMDSGFQAKRTNERHLTFGSSESSSRIVSNNSTEYNHNGNNVDIDKEMTELANNQIYYQALVERMNGKLNSLQTVIRGGA
- the fliG gene encoding flagellar motor switch protein FliG — protein: MARKQTLTGKQKAAILLISLGPDVSAQLYKHLTEEEIEKLTLEISSVKKVETEQKEEVLDQFHQIALAQDYIAQGGINYAKTVLEKALGADEAGNIINRLTSSLQVKPFDFARKADPGQILNFIQNEHPQTIALVLSYLEKEQAGQILSELPQEMQADIAKRIAIMDSTSPEIIYEVEQVLERKLSATVTQDYTQTGGIQAVVEVLNGVDRSTERTILDALEIQDPELAEEIKKRMFVFEDIVTLDNRAIQRIIREVENDDLRLSLKVASDEVKEVVFSNMSNRMAETFKEEMEFMGPVRLRDVEESQTRIVSAIRRLEEVGEIVIARGGGDDIIV
- a CDS encoding MotE family protein yields the protein MVEKTKQEKKAKSPGFMQWVLVIGIPLIFAIILAFIIFSFMGIDVIAKTKDAANQIPFLSSVVTTDEEQEVEREEEKVETQLSEKDAEIETLQTEVSNHEQTIDELNQEIVKLTNQTEDTSDEEVETEGEVQENEEESENLDKLTKSYEEMDPESAAPILSNVERDLATAILQQMKDEERGEVLSAMDAEVAAELTQLLLE
- the fliH gene encoding flagellar assembly protein FliH, which encodes MSNQLDRKITPSKVIGIKPLEVRQDFTEQDLLDQKAILEIQLEQAKQQLQQTREQADQLLADTKMTIKDKEKEWQEEKLKWIEEAKQHGHNEGFHEGKEDSLNEYQTLLDQASEIVQLAKKEKQTILAQSEPTILRLGIAAASKIIQHELVESDAYIEITKKVLKEVLDQPSIRVFSNPRDYQTLQKYEDELRLIIDAKADLLFYPDESLSEGACIIETPFGKIDASVDSQLETLRHALLDLAEEINRES